Part of the Citrus sinensis cultivar Valencia sweet orange chromosome 2, DVS_A1.0, whole genome shotgun sequence genome, TGCAGCCTATTACTTGTCTAATTAGTTGATCATTGACTGCACTTCCTCAAAAGTTTGCGAAGAGAACACTTAGTGTTTATAGCTTCATTAAGGGCTAAGAagggttttattttaattttttctttatttttaatggcATCTAAGTTTGTGGAAACTGAGAGAACTGATAGCATATTGTGGCGCATTGGCTATTTTAAAGATTTGGGAAATGCTGGAGGTGTCAATAACATTTGGCTATTTGAGCTGTAAAAAGTGGTTTTTGTAGGGCTTAGGGTGGGTTCAATGATGATAAGAATCGAAGTTGAggaggaaaaaggaaaagagaattGCATTGCAGAAATGGAAATTCATATCtgcttaaaatttataatcttagTTTATGCATACATTTGAAAGTTCCTGGGGATTTTGGTTCCACAATAAATGGActaataaatttgaaacttaGAAGTAGAAACCTGAATGTTGAACCAAGCTAAAATTCACGCATGAAAGCTCGAAAAGAAGTTAAGTTGTTAATCAAAGAAGACACATGAGAACATAAACGCAAGCCATACAGAAAACCTTGTAGATCTTCAAACATTGTACTATTAAGATTGAAGAGATCAAAgggaaaaggagaaaaaaaaaagcatttacTGCTAGGAACATGAAGAGTAATGATTAATAGTagctaattttgataaaagttCCTAGTAGATCAAGGAACTATTTTGTCAATGtttgcaatttttatttactttttaggAAAATTCATTTGTCGAAGTTAGATAAAACGAGACAAAACCCACTATAGGCACTATGTAGTTGAGCTGGTagttctcttttaattttacaagagGTCTTGGGTTCCAGTCCAAGAGAGAGGAGCGTATTGAGTGAATTTTCTACAATGACAAATTAAATGCTATTTTTCTTGGCCTGATAATGATAGATAATCTCAATTCACAATAACCTTCACAACGCTTCAATATTTCTATGCATAAAATTAGGAGAAACTCTTATCAATCAATTGATGTGTAATAATACAATCTCCAATTCTGGATAAATCGAGTACTTATATTGGGTTTCAACTGATAAATTTCTCTCTGGGTTGTAGGCATAAGCTTGCACAATTTTCCTGAGGGAATGGCCGTATTTCTTGGATCAATGAAGGTAGCCTTCACTGTTTATATTTTGGTAACAATTTATCATGTTAATGATAGGTTAATTCACTATGCAGTCATATTAATGAATAGACTTGTGGCAGCCCATTGCAGTGTTTAAGTTAACATCATAGttgtaataaattacataggaaaccaaaacaaaccaatttcattttatatggATGATCCTGCTTTGGCATAGGCCAATATTGAATAATGACCTGTACTTTTATTCTGTTATTTCGCTTGACATAACCAACTCAATATGCTAAACAGAAATTCGGAAACTATGTGCTCCATGAGTTATGATACCCCTTTTGGCGTACCATGTGGGACTGGATAAGCTCATAAGatagaataatattttatcttatatttggTGTAGGGTTGAGTAAACTGATCTAATTTTGAAAACCATAAAATGAATATgatgaaaaaaggaaaataaaagaaaaaaaaaatttcgttAATGAAATGTTCATTATACATAATGTTATTGTCATATGAGTTTGATTTGGTTGAATGCtgatatttcttattttagttGCAAGTTAACCTACTAATGGGTCTACAAGCATAAGGAATTGATGCCATATTGTTCAACTGAtacacaaaattctaaatgaaTATTCCATTAATGGTATTGGATTAGTGATATGGTATCACAAGAGCTTGTGCTGATAATTCCAGTTTGTTTGCCACTTGCTTCTCATGTAGGGCCTTCGTGTTGGCCTTAATTTGGCAGTTGCCATTGCTTTGCACAACATCCCTGAGGTATATATTCTGAGATCTCGTACTATGgaatttttagttttcttcGTTCATTGCTTTACAATATGTCACAGGTTATTCAACTACATTACTTTCTACTGTAGCTGTATTTACATATACTTGGCTgaatcattaattataaatgataaaagtCAAGCCAAGTTTAAAATCATTGCTatatctctcttttttttttttttttttttttgtgaatcaGTTTGGTCCATGAAAGCAAATATCATAATATTGGAGAAGAGAATTTGCCatcttaatttcttattaaagTCATGCCAGATTGCTAGCTTTTCGTAGCTTCATAATCAACATCATTTCTTGTCTCTTTCTGGAtactaaattaattgaatttgatcaCATGtcagaaaattatttactatGGTGACCAagctttttgaaaattaaaaattatgagaaaGTGATATTTCAGTAAAGGgatactatttattttaaggaATACAAGTCATCTATTGATATATTAATGATGTTGAGCAATAATGAATATCCTTTTATGTTGGCATTCATTCTAGTTTTTCTTATTCAGGGTGTTGCTGTTGCTCTTCCTGTTTATTTTGCAACACAGAGGTAAGAATCCCCAAGGCACTATTTAGCACAGCATTTTCAAAGCACTTAATGGAacaagaataagaaaataataggaGAAAGATTTATGCATTTATCACATTTTCGAcatgattgaatttgatttttattactCTCTGCTCAATATGGGTTTTCTCAACCTGATCTAATTTTGGCATTGGAAGGTCTACCCAACTTAACACACTTTTTTGGCTCTTGCTGAATATTATTGCTTGTTCCAAGATAATCGGAATACGTGCTTAAGATGCTAGCTTGAACAAAACAACATTTAATCATAGTTTTATCATGCATTGTGTGTGTGCATGCGTGTATGCCCCAATTACCTCCtaactgtaattttttaagtattgCTAGTTGTTATTGTGATACCATGTGatgcaaataaaattcatttatagGATTACTATTAACTTTTCATTGTATTTACATGTCTTAGCAAGTGGCAGGCATTCAAATTGGCTACTCTTTCTGGTTTTGCGGAGCCTCTTGGAGTTATAATTGTGGGTATGTTTACTATCCTTGCGGAGCAGGTGATATCTGataaaaaggggaaaaaattaatttgtcctAATTTTTGGCTCTTTTGTCTTGTTAGTTTGTAAAGAGTAAATGAGTAGTGGGGTGTCATTATTTACACAACTTGGCTAAATATTCTGCTTTGCTGGTAAATGGTTGCGAGGTAGTTGTTACTCGAGTAGACTGTTAGACCAATGAAAACTTATGTTAGGCGCAAATATAAAGAGGCAGAGGcagtttagtaattttaaggGCGGGggcaattttattattaattagggtTCAGGTATAAATAAGAGGTTATGGAGTCATTTAGGGtttatgttgaattttgtCTAGTATTAGGAACCATTAGGAGTTTTGGGAGAGATTGACCTACCTCTCGAATTGTAGGTGAGGAttgattgtttgttttcttttgatttaatcaataaaagtcaGCCCTAATTTAGCCCTAAGTCCTATCATAGACAAGTGTTAGAAGGTGCAGTAAAATACATTAAGGAGCAGTTTAGCttattaattatgataaatttcTGACAAAGTCCTCTGttgaatattattgataacttttatgaatattataGAAATGTTTAACTTCACAGATATATGTATGCCGCAAAGTGTCTATTTCAATACTGTAATTTGTGAAATATTAGTACTTGTCAGTAgaagtattataattatgtgttttttgtAAGAACAAGTTTTAACAGTATATATGATGTCTTTATATTGAATCTTAGTCTCTTTGCTTGCAAGAATTTGTTTTAACTGTTGATGAAGTGTATTTGAACTGCTTACAATGGatgccttttcttttgtttatcaGCCTACTTATTTCCAAGCAGTTTAAGTCCTGAAATTCTCGAGGGTTTGCTAGGATCAGGTTTGATTTATTGTCAATTGTTTGACATCTCTAGttaatagaaaattatgtTGAGTTACAACGACTTTCCCAgcaattctatttttatgattGCAGTTGGGGGAGTGATGGCCTTCCTAACTTTGCATGAAATGCTGCCGTTGGCCTTTGATTATGCGGGTCAGAAGCAAGCCGTGAAAGCTGTATTCGTTGGGATGGCTTTCATGTCTGCaaggtaattaaatttatgactAAGAAACTCTGTTTTGGTTGCTACATCCGAAGCACTCTCTCTAGTTAGGAGGATAAATCAGGCTGCAGAATCTTGCAGTTACATGTCTACTTTGATTACGGAAAAAtgttataagaaaatatcttTGTTTTGCAAGtttatgattatatatatgagCACAAAGTCATCAGACTAGGCCAATTATTTTGGCAAGAGAACGCTTGATATCCATTGCTGAGTCAATGTCTTGGCTCAATCCTATCTTCCCACCTGTAGAGGGAGGAGGAAAAAGATGGCATTTGCCTTTGCATTTGTTTGGGCATTAGCTTGGATTATGGTTTATTCACCTTCAGCCAAGCTTGTTAAGTTGGTGCGGTCAATTCGGCTGATACACGAGGTCTAATGATCAGTTTCACTCTCACCAAATGAGTAAACAAAGAACAATGATAgaacttctttatttgttagAGAGAATGCAAAGTAGTCATCTTCCAATTGACATGAATAATAAGCACACAAGTATTTCAGACTGTCCTCACTTGAGTTGTATTCTGCTGTAAAAGCCCTTATAATACAGACCAAGTCTTCATCAGTttgcttaaattttttctttgtaaggATATTCTTACATGAATCATTTCTGCTTTTGCAGCTTATATTTTCTTGAAATCAGCTTGCCGGCAGAGATGAGCTTGTAGCTGCCACATGTCATGACATTTGTACATTCCTGAACTGCCTCGATGGTTTCTATCATAAGGTTGCTGCCTGCCTTACTGTTCTTTAGCCAAAAAGCCAACCTGTGGAGCTGCTATGAAAAATAGTAATTCTTATGATTCAACTCAAAATTGTACGCTCAAATGGAAAATGTATGTGACAAGAAAAAGACCCCAAAGGcttgtgtattttttattattgtctttCCTCCCTAAGCTTCTTCGAT contains:
- the LOC102619069 gene encoding zinc transporter ZTP29 produces the protein MVSQVLVALGLSLVGGLSTSIGALFVVLNEAPNLKVLGLLQGFAAGLMLSISFLDLAHNAINSIGFLKGNLWFFSGVIFFAIVANFIPEPSLAQGSDLTSKKKNKDEGGKDIMKKHRRQVLFSGIITAVGISLHNFPEGMAVFLGSMKGLRVGLNLAVAIALHNIPEGVAVALPVYFATQSKWQAFKLATLSGFAEPLGVIIVAYLFPSSLSPEILEGLLGSVGGVMAFLTLHEMLPLAFDYAGQKQAVKAVFVGMAFMSASLYFLEISLPAEMSL